One Lysobacter enzymogenes DNA segment encodes these proteins:
- a CDS encoding DUF4189 domain-containing protein, translating into MTGNDSQSAPSSPPVWASRWGAIAVDLAIGGTGVSAVSGTKTERQASKGALQACKKKGGTQCSLRLTYRDQCAAVVTGEKVFSTTSAISTEEAARIGIDWCKKQNDTNCHLYFSDCSLPERVR; encoded by the coding sequence ATGACGGGGAACGATTCTCAATCGGCGCCTTCCTCGCCCCCCGTCTGGGCATCTCGGTGGGGAGCCATCGCAGTCGACCTCGCTATCGGCGGGACTGGGGTCAGCGCCGTTTCAGGAACAAAGACGGAACGGCAAGCCTCGAAAGGCGCATTGCAAGCCTGCAAGAAAAAGGGCGGAACACAATGCTCGCTAAGACTGACCTACCGCGACCAATGCGCAGCTGTAGTTACCGGAGAGAAAGTATTCAGCACCACCAGCGCGATCTCGACTGAAGAAGCCGCTCGAATCGGAATCGATTGGTGCAAAAAGCAAAACGACACGAACTGCCATCTTTATTTTTCTGACTGCAGCCTTCCCGAGCGAGTTCGATAG